From the genome of Amycolatopsis sp. NBC_01488, one region includes:
- the kdpB gene encoding potassium-transporting ATPase subunit KdpB has translation MTTTEQSPRRTPEEDTQHHVENAGRVGAGVFNPRQLWTSLPDALRKLNPKHQLANPVMFVVWVGSALVTVFAIADPSVFNIGIALWLWFTVLFANLAEAVAEGRGKAQAESLRRTKKETVARRLRADGTIEEVPGAELKIGDRVVVEAGQVIPGDGDVVEGIATVDESAITGESAPVIRESGGDRSAVTGGTTVLSDRIVVHITTKPGESFVDRMIALVEGASRQKTPNEIALTILLAVLTIIFVLAVVALQPMAAYSGSQQSVIVLTALLVCLIPTTIGALLSAIGIAGMDRLVQRNVLATSGRAVEAAGDVSTLLLDKTGTITFGNRQATELLPVGSSTVDDLAIAARLSSLADGTPEGRSIIDLCAREHVLPTEASEAEKSGEFVPFTAQTRMSGINLGGRIVRKGAASAVRVWVAENGGTVPDEVHTTVDLISAEGGTPLVVAEQVEGVAVVRGVIRLSDVVKPGMRERFAELRTMGIKTVMITGDNPLTAKAIADESGVDDFLAEAKPEDKMALIKKEQEGGRLVAMTGDGTNDAPALAQADVGVAMNTGTMAAKEAGNMVDLDSNPTKLIEIVEIGKQLLITRGALTTFSIANDLAKYFAILPAMFAAIYPQLGGLNVMGLHSPDSAILSAVIFNALIIVGLIPLALRGVRYKPSGAKSLLRRNLLIYGLGGIVTPFAGIWLVDLLVRLIPGM, from the coding sequence ATGACCACCACCGAACAGTCCCCACGGCGCACGCCGGAGGAGGACACGCAGCACCACGTCGAGAACGCGGGCCGGGTCGGCGCGGGCGTGTTCAACCCGCGCCAGCTCTGGACGTCGCTGCCGGACGCGCTGCGCAAGCTCAATCCGAAACACCAGCTGGCCAACCCGGTCATGTTCGTGGTGTGGGTCGGCTCGGCGCTCGTCACGGTCTTCGCAATCGCCGACCCCAGCGTGTTCAACATCGGGATCGCACTCTGGCTGTGGTTCACCGTGCTGTTCGCCAACCTCGCCGAGGCCGTCGCCGAAGGCCGCGGCAAGGCACAGGCGGAATCCCTGCGGCGTACCAAAAAGGAAACCGTGGCCCGGCGGCTGCGGGCCGACGGCACCATCGAGGAGGTGCCCGGGGCCGAGCTGAAGATCGGCGACCGCGTCGTCGTCGAGGCCGGTCAGGTGATCCCGGGTGACGGCGACGTCGTCGAGGGCATCGCGACCGTCGACGAGTCGGCCATCACCGGCGAGTCCGCTCCGGTGATCCGCGAGTCCGGCGGCGACCGGTCCGCGGTCACCGGCGGCACGACCGTGCTGTCCGACCGGATCGTCGTCCACATCACGACCAAGCCGGGCGAGTCCTTCGTGGACCGCATGATCGCGCTGGTGGAAGGCGCTTCGCGGCAGAAGACGCCGAACGAGATCGCGCTGACGATCCTGCTGGCCGTGCTGACCATCATCTTCGTGCTCGCCGTCGTGGCGCTGCAGCCGATGGCCGCCTACTCCGGCTCCCAGCAGTCGGTGATCGTGCTGACCGCGCTGCTGGTCTGCCTGATCCCGACGACGATCGGCGCGCTGCTGTCGGCGATCGGCATCGCCGGGATGGACCGCCTGGTGCAGCGCAACGTCCTCGCGACGTCCGGCCGCGCGGTCGAGGCCGCCGGCGACGTCTCGACGTTGCTGCTGGACAAGACCGGCACCATCACCTTCGGCAACCGGCAGGCGACCGAGCTGCTGCCCGTCGGGTCGTCCACAGTGGACGACTTGGCCATCGCGGCCCGGTTGTCCAGCTTGGCCGACGGCACACCCGAGGGCCGCAGCATCATCGACCTGTGCGCCCGCGAGCACGTCCTGCCCACCGAAGCGAGCGAGGCCGAGAAGTCCGGCGAATTCGTGCCCTTCACCGCGCAGACCCGGATGAGCGGCATCAACCTGGGCGGCCGGATCGTGCGCAAGGGCGCGGCCAGCGCGGTGCGCGTGTGGGTCGCCGAGAACGGCGGCACCGTCCCCGATGAGGTGCACACCACCGTCGACCTGATCAGCGCCGAGGGCGGCACCCCGCTCGTCGTCGCCGAGCAGGTCGAAGGCGTCGCCGTGGTGCGGGGCGTGATCCGGCTGTCCGACGTCGTCAAGCCCGGCATGCGGGAACGCTTCGCCGAGCTGCGCACCATGGGCATCAAGACCGTCATGATCACCGGCGACAACCCACTGACCGCCAAGGCGATCGCCGACGAGTCCGGGGTGGACGACTTCCTCGCGGAAGCCAAGCCCGAGGACAAGATGGCGCTCATCAAGAAGGAGCAGGAGGGCGGGCGGCTGGTCGCGATGACCGGCGACGGCACCAACGACGCCCCCGCGCTGGCGCAGGCGGACGTCGGGGTCGCGATGAACACCGGAACGATGGCGGCCAAGGAAGCCGGCAACATGGTCGACCTCGACTCCAACCCGACCAAGCTGATCGAGATCGTCGAGATCGGCAAGCAGCTGCTCATCACCCGCGGCGCCCTGACGACGTTCTCCATCGCCAACGACCTGGCCAAGTACTTCGCGATCCTGCCCGCGATGTTCGCGGCGATCTACCCGCAGCTGGGCGGGCTGAACGTCATGGGCCTGCACTCGCCGGACTCGGCGATCCTGTCCGCGGTCATCTTCAACGCGCTGATCATCGTGGGCCTGATCCCGCTGGCCCTGCGCGGCGTGCGGTACAAGCCGTCGGGCGCCAAGTCCCTGCTGCGGCGGAACCTGCTGATCTACGGCCTCGGCGGGATCGTCACGCCGTTCGCCGGGATCTGGCTCGTCGACCTGCTCGTCCGACTCATCCCGGGAATGTGA
- a CDS encoding FAD-dependent monooxygenase — translation MTRRPGRGRFAIVIPREGYFQIGYVARKGTDSRLRARGIDAFRCDVAELLPEYADRVVELVLMDDVKLLDVRLNRLRRWHVEGLLCIGDAAHGGRVRSNVHFSS, via the coding sequence CTGACCCGGCGGCCAGGTCGGGGACGTTTTGCGATCGTCATTCCTCGGGAGGGCTATTTTCAGATCGGGTATGTCGCGCGCAAGGGTACCGACAGCCGGCTGCGTGCCCGCGGCATCGATGCGTTCCGGTGTGATGTGGCCGAACTCCTCCCGGAGTACGCCGACCGAGTCGTCGAGCTGGTCTTGATGGACGACGTCAAACTGCTCGATGTCCGGCTCAACCGGCTGCGCCGATGGCATGTCGAGGGCTTGCTGTGCATCGGGGACGCCGCGCACGGCGGCCGCGTCCGGAGCAACGTTCATTTCAGCTCGTGA
- the kdpC gene encoding K(+)-transporting ATPase subunit C encodes MKVLFKQTVAGFKLLLVMTVLTGILYPLGVWAVARIPGLSDNAEGSVVYRNGQAVGSSLIGVDPVAKDPAHDPFFHNRPSAGSKDPLGPGDPATSGGSNKGTANQDLLALVKERQDLIAKREGVPASQVPADAVTASASGLDPQISPAYAELQVPRVARETGVSQDEVRKLVADNTTGRGLGVLGDPAVNVLQLNLAVAAARH; translated from the coding sequence ATGAAGGTGCTCTTCAAGCAGACCGTGGCCGGCTTCAAGCTCCTGCTGGTGATGACGGTGCTGACCGGGATCCTCTACCCGCTCGGCGTGTGGGCGGTCGCGCGGATCCCCGGGCTGTCGGACAACGCCGAGGGTTCTGTCGTCTACCGGAACGGCCAGGCCGTCGGGTCGAGCCTGATCGGCGTCGACCCGGTGGCGAAGGACCCGGCGCACGACCCGTTCTTCCACAACCGCCCGTCGGCGGGGTCGAAGGACCCGCTCGGCCCCGGCGACCCGGCCACCTCGGGCGGCTCGAACAAGGGCACGGCGAACCAGGACCTCCTCGCGCTGGTCAAGGAGCGGCAGGACCTGATCGCGAAGCGGGAGGGCGTGCCCGCGTCGCAGGTCCCGGCGGACGCGGTCACGGCGTCGGCCTCGGGACTCGATCCGCAGATCAGCCCGGCCTACGCCGAGCTGCAGGTACCGCGGGTCGCGCGGGAGACCGGCGTGAGCCAGGACGAAGTCCGCAAGCTCGTCGCGGACAACACCACCGGCCGCGGTCTCGGCGTGCTCGGTGACCCGGCCGTGAACGTCCTGCAGCTCAACCTCGCCGTCGCGGCGGCCAGGCACTGA
- a CDS encoding TetR family transcriptional regulator — translation MAPRDPEAKRRALLEAALAEFAEHGIAGARIDRLAGRAGCSPGLVYTYFASKEKLFEAVFDQVVVQATEEAPISVDDLPEYAGALFDGQTAHPDVMRLATWHSLEQREGRSAIEAITKANQAKVDAIRQAQEEGRISTRFTAAELLVLIINTASMWTLQTPEISDLGPREHAARRATIVEAVRRLVEP, via the coding sequence ATGGCACCCCGAGACCCCGAGGCCAAGCGCCGCGCACTGCTGGAGGCCGCGCTGGCCGAGTTCGCCGAACACGGCATCGCCGGCGCGAGGATCGACCGGCTCGCCGGCCGGGCCGGGTGCAGCCCGGGCCTCGTCTACACCTACTTCGCCAGCAAGGAAAAGCTCTTCGAGGCCGTGTTCGACCAGGTTGTCGTGCAGGCGACCGAGGAGGCCCCGATCTCGGTGGACGATCTGCCGGAGTACGCGGGCGCCCTCTTCGACGGCCAGACCGCCCACCCGGACGTGATGCGCCTCGCCACCTGGCACAGCCTGGAACAGCGCGAAGGCAGGTCGGCGATCGAGGCCATCACCAAGGCGAACCAGGCGAAGGTCGACGCGATCCGGCAGGCCCAGGAGGAAGGCCGGATTTCCACCCGCTTCACCGCCGCGGAACTGCTGGTGCTCATCATCAACACCGCCTCCATGTGGACACTGCAAACCCCGGAGATCAGCGACCTGGGCCCGCGCGAGCACGCCGCCAGACGGGCCACGATCGTGGAAGCCGTGCGGCGGCTGGTCGAGCCTTAG
- a CDS encoding VOC family protein translates to MEIAGIHHVKLPVSDIARSRAWYERVLGFEVAIEFTEDGEVRGLALRRDGCSPQLALRHDPVRAKALSGFDALALLVPARADVETWKSALDEAGEPHGGLVTGHGGGKVLVGLHDPDGIEIRLYAN, encoded by the coding sequence ATGGAGATCGCCGGAATCCACCACGTCAAGCTGCCGGTGAGCGACATCGCCCGCAGCCGGGCCTGGTACGAGCGGGTCCTCGGCTTCGAGGTGGCCATCGAGTTCACCGAGGACGGCGAGGTCCGCGGCTTGGCCCTGCGCCGCGACGGGTGCTCGCCCCAGCTCGCGCTGCGCCACGACCCCGTCCGCGCCAAGGCACTCTCCGGCTTCGACGCGCTGGCCCTGCTCGTGCCGGCCCGGGCGGACGTCGAGACCTGGAAGTCCGCCCTGGACGAGGCCGGCGAACCCCACGGCGGTCTCGTGACCGGCCACGGCGGCGGAAAGGTACTGGTCGGGCTGCACGACCCCGACGGCATCGAGATCCGGCTCTACGCGAACTGA
- a CDS encoding TetR/AcrR family transcriptional regulator: protein MTENVKPRAARTRATRRRIVAAAGDLFVADGYAATTLEQIASRAEVAVQTVYFHFGNKRTLLKEAVDLAVVGDDVPVGILGRPWLEEAAAEREPRRVIELWTAYGRGILTRIGPIMRVVRDAAVVDPDMAAQWTANMAETATAFRVLAGQLDALSALRVPVEEAVDILCALSGLEMYLVLADRGWPPERWERFVVDSLAHALLNGI, encoded by the coding sequence GTGACCGAGAACGTCAAGCCCCGCGCGGCCCGCACCCGGGCGACCCGACGGCGCATCGTGGCGGCGGCGGGCGACCTGTTCGTCGCCGACGGCTACGCGGCCACCACGCTCGAGCAGATCGCGAGCCGGGCCGAGGTGGCCGTCCAGACGGTGTACTTCCACTTCGGCAACAAGCGGACGTTGCTCAAGGAAGCGGTCGACCTCGCGGTGGTCGGCGACGACGTCCCGGTCGGCATCCTCGGCCGGCCCTGGCTGGAGGAGGCCGCCGCCGAGCGGGAGCCGCGCCGCGTGATCGAGCTGTGGACGGCTTACGGGCGCGGCATCCTGACGCGGATCGGTCCGATCATGCGAGTGGTCCGCGACGCGGCCGTCGTCGACCCCGACATGGCCGCCCAGTGGACGGCGAACATGGCCGAGACGGCGACGGCCTTCCGCGTCCTGGCCGGGCAGTTGGATGCGCTGTCCGCGCTGCGCGTGCCGGTCGAGGAAGCCGTGGACATCCTGTGCGCGTTGTCGGGGCTGGAGATGTACCTGGTGCTGGCCGACCGTGGCTGGCCGCCCGAGCGGTGGGAACGCTTCGTCGTCGACTCGCTCGCCCACGCGCTGCTGAACGGAATCTGA
- a CDS encoding response regulator, whose product MTSVLVVDDETALVRALRINLTARGYSVVTAADGASALLAAATEHPDLVLLDLGLPDVDGIEVIRELRTWSAMPIIVLSARHDSADKIRALDTGADTYVTKPFGMEELFACLRATERRLALGAPPDPALVVETAAFTVDVGAKIVRRGEVTVHLTRTEWAILEQLVRNPESLISGTHLLTTVWGPDFADRGHYLRVYMAQLRRKLEPEPSHPRYLITETGIGYRFVPEESP is encoded by the coding sequence TTGACGTCCGTGCTCGTGGTCGACGACGAAACCGCCCTCGTGCGGGCGCTGCGGATCAACCTCACCGCCCGCGGCTATTCCGTGGTCACCGCCGCCGACGGCGCCTCCGCGCTGCTGGCGGCCGCCACCGAGCATCCCGACCTGGTCCTGCTCGACCTCGGCCTGCCCGACGTCGACGGCATCGAGGTGATCCGCGAACTGCGCACCTGGAGCGCGATGCCGATCATCGTGCTCTCCGCCCGCCACGACTCCGCCGACAAGATCCGGGCCCTCGACACCGGCGCCGACACCTACGTCACGAAGCCGTTCGGGATGGAGGAGCTGTTCGCGTGCCTGCGCGCCACCGAACGCCGGCTGGCTCTGGGGGCGCCGCCCGACCCGGCCCTCGTCGTCGAGACAGCCGCGTTCACGGTGGACGTCGGGGCCAAGATCGTCCGCCGGGGCGAGGTCACCGTGCACCTCACCCGCACGGAATGGGCCATCCTCGAACAGCTCGTCCGCAATCCTGAATCGCTGATCAGCGGCACGCACCTGCTGACCACCGTCTGGGGACCTGACTTCGCGGACCGGGGGCACTACTTGCGCGTCTACATGGCCCAGCTGCGCCGTAAGCTCGAACCCGAGCCGTCCCACCCGCGGTACCTGATCACCGAAACCGGCATCGGGTACCGCTTCGTCCCGGAGGAGTCGCCGTGA
- a CDS encoding phospholipid carrier-dependent glycosyltransferase, translating into MSLVTNRSPCAVEAITEVAAEKRPRRWWFALVVVALLAEMAIAMITTAVEQTPTIDEPVYVGTAVVYLEQHSLRYNPEHPPLGKLIIATGLAFAGAHLDPAFAGDQTQLGRHVLYESGDDPGRLLLSARLPVIVLTLLFGLVVFAFARDLTGPAGGVTALALYAFSPDLIAHGSLATLDVPVAGFLLTSVWLVWRARRRPLRYLPLAGLALGAAVATKMSALAAVPVLLLLVVLSVWHARRGTGPQRMVLGVAAAVAVALLAVAVVWASYLAVDPRLHWTTPPNLPAVHGLRAVAEWLPLPRPYLDGMRVQFAFEDRTWSTFLFGTYHAGSLWYYLPAALLVKTPLGALALGLAGAVVLVAIPRLRPAAPYVLVPAAVLLAAAMTSTRDLGVRYAIFVPMFLAIAAAGVVAIPRRRAHAAVAVLVVFAAVSSLRTFPYYLPYSNEAFGGPARTHLRLHDSNVDWGQDLGRLAGRLSRDHPGERIWLVYKGSGVPSAYGIAAADPLAVPAAEVHGLLAVSDSAIAKADGRLAALISGSAPIDEVGHSITIYRRP; encoded by the coding sequence ATGTCCCTCGTGACGAACCGGTCGCCGTGCGCGGTCGAGGCGATCACGGAAGTGGCGGCGGAGAAACGGCCGCGGCGGTGGTGGTTCGCGCTCGTGGTGGTCGCGCTGCTCGCGGAAATGGCGATCGCGATGATCACCACGGCCGTCGAGCAGACCCCGACGATCGACGAACCCGTCTACGTGGGCACGGCGGTGGTCTACCTGGAGCAGCACAGCCTGCGGTACAACCCGGAGCACCCGCCGCTGGGCAAGCTGATCATCGCGACCGGGCTCGCCTTCGCCGGCGCGCACCTCGATCCCGCCTTCGCCGGCGACCAGACGCAGCTCGGCCGGCATGTGCTGTACGAGTCGGGCGACGACCCGGGACGGCTGCTGCTGTCGGCGCGGCTGCCGGTGATCGTGCTGACGCTCCTGTTCGGACTGGTCGTCTTCGCGTTCGCCCGCGACCTGACCGGCCCGGCCGGCGGGGTGACGGCACTGGCCCTGTACGCGTTCTCCCCCGACCTCATCGCGCACGGGTCGCTGGCCACCCTCGACGTGCCGGTGGCCGGGTTCCTGCTGACGTCGGTCTGGCTCGTGTGGCGGGCGCGACGACGGCCGCTTCGGTACCTTCCCCTCGCGGGGCTCGCTCTCGGTGCGGCCGTGGCCACGAAGATGAGTGCGCTGGCCGCGGTTCCCGTGCTGCTGCTCCTGGTCGTGCTCTCCGTCTGGCACGCCCGCCGCGGCACCGGTCCACAAAGGATGGTCCTCGGCGTCGCGGCGGCGGTGGCCGTGGCCCTGCTCGCGGTCGCCGTGGTGTGGGCCTCCTACCTCGCCGTCGATCCGCGGCTGCACTGGACGACGCCGCCGAACCTGCCGGCCGTCCACGGCCTGCGCGCGGTCGCCGAATGGCTACCGCTGCCGAGGCCCTACCTCGACGGGATGCGCGTCCAGTTCGCCTTCGAAGACCGGACGTGGAGCACTTTCCTCTTCGGCACTTACCACGCCGGTTCGCTGTGGTACTACCTGCCGGCCGCGTTGCTGGTGAAGACGCCGCTGGGCGCGCTGGCCCTCGGGCTGGCCGGCGCGGTCGTGCTGGTGGCGATCCCCCGGTTGCGCCCGGCGGCGCCGTACGTCCTCGTCCCCGCGGCCGTGCTGCTGGCCGCGGCCATGACCAGCACCCGCGACCTCGGTGTCCGGTACGCGATCTTCGTACCGATGTTCCTGGCGATCGCGGCGGCCGGCGTCGTCGCGATCCCCCGGCGCCGGGCGCACGCCGCGGTGGCGGTCCTGGTCGTCTTCGCAGCCGTCAGCTCGCTGCGGACGTTCCCCTACTACCTGCCCTACTCCAACGAGGCGTTCGGCGGCCCGGCCCGGACCCACCTGCGCCTGCACGACTCGAACGTCGACTGGGGCCAGGACCTGGGCCGGCTGGCGGGCCGGCTGAGCCGGGACCACCCGGGCGAGCGGATTTGGCTCGTCTACAAGGGAAGCGGCGTGCCGTCCGCGTACGGCATCGCCGCCGCCGACCCGCTCGCCGTGCCCGCGGCCGAGGTGCACGGGCTGCTCGCCGTGTCGGATTCCGCCATCGCCAAGGCGGACGGCCGCCTGGCGGCGCTGATCTCCGGCAGCGCCCCGATCGACGAAGTCGGCCACTCCATCACGATCTACCGCCGCCCGTGA
- a CDS encoding alpha/beta fold hydrolase — translation MSTTTIDGVTIGWTDTGAGDATLLVHAGVFGAWFEPLAGHLPGRVIRMLRAGYTGGEVPREPIELAAHAAHAAALLDLLGTGPATVVSHSSGCAIALQLAVDRPDLVARLVLSEPPLIDELLDPADLPEVRTTIGPALGAAMAAAARGDIPAAFDTFNTVVCGRGYRAVLTDVLGQEGIARAERDAEFFFTNEVPALGRWTPPDPARISTPALLVQGAASPGPTHRLIARLAAALPDARVTTIAGANHLLPLTHPTELAGAICQPQITDTHVTS, via the coding sequence ATGTCCACGACAACGATCGACGGCGTCACCATCGGCTGGACGGACACCGGAGCCGGCGACGCCACCCTGCTCGTGCACGCCGGCGTGTTCGGGGCGTGGTTCGAGCCGCTGGCCGGGCACCTGCCCGGCCGGGTGATCCGGATGCTGCGCGCGGGCTACACCGGCGGCGAGGTCCCGCGCGAGCCGATCGAGCTGGCCGCGCACGCGGCCCACGCCGCGGCCCTGCTCGACCTGCTCGGCACCGGGCCGGCCACCGTGGTCAGCCACTCCTCCGGCTGCGCGATCGCGCTCCAGCTCGCCGTCGACCGGCCGGATCTCGTGGCCCGCCTGGTGCTGTCCGAGCCACCGCTGATCGACGAGCTGCTGGACCCGGCCGACCTGCCCGAGGTGCGGACCACGATCGGCCCGGCGCTGGGCGCGGCGATGGCGGCCGCGGCCCGCGGCGACATCCCGGCGGCGTTCGACACGTTCAACACCGTCGTCTGCGGCCGCGGCTACCGCGCGGTGCTCACCGACGTCCTCGGCCAGGAGGGCATCGCGCGCGCCGAGCGCGACGCGGAGTTCTTCTTCACCAACGAGGTTCCCGCCCTCGGCCGGTGGACACCGCCCGACCCGGCGCGGATCAGCACCCCGGCGCTGCTCGTCCAGGGCGCGGCCAGCCCCGGCCCGACCCACCGGCTGATCGCCCGCCTGGCGGCCGCGCTGCCGGACGCCCGCGTCACGACGATCGCGGGCGCGAACCACCTACTACCGCTGACTCATCCCACCGAACTGGCCGGCGCGATTTGCCAACCGCAAATCACCGACACGCATGTCACGAGCTGA
- a CDS encoding sensor histidine kinase, whose translation MTTEDARPPGADRKRRRGGLRIYLGAAPGVGKTFAMLGEARRRLDRGTDVVVGLVETHGRRRTAELLDGLEVVPRRQVDYRGHAFEEMDVDAILARAPQVAVVDELAHTNVAGSRNEKRWQDIEELLDAGIDVLSTVNVQHLESLNDVVERITGIAQQETVPDEVVRRAEQLELVDITPEALRRRLAHGNVYPAERIDAALGNYFRPGNLTALREIALLWVADQVDVALQRYRSERDITDTWEARERVVVAISGGRESETLIRRARRIAKRAGAELLVLQILRGDGLAGVSPQAIAEYRKLADDVGAAFHTVVGDDVPTALLDFARGVNATQVVVGTSRRSRVARLFDEGIGATVVQESGPIDVHMVTHDESGGRLRAKLFPRSSLARRRQLLGWALALALPAVATVIGVVLRQTLILSTNVIDYFLATIIVALVGGLGPALFASIASALLLNFFFTPPLYTLTVDAQQNVITLVAMVVVAVAFALVVDRASRRADAAARAQTEAALLASYARTVLGHDQPLQRLLEKIRENFGLESVSLLEKQDDEWVRAACTGERPCDDPDKADVDVPVTDDVHLALRGRTLPAHDQRVLEAAAGQALLALRQQRMATQAQEAQRRAETTELRTALLSAIGHDLRTPLTSIKAVFGGLRAHDVSLSEKDVEELLIAGEESTDRLSGLIDNLLDSSRLATGAVQPVLRPVGYDEVVATALSALDAREPIELDVDDGLPAVLADAGLLERAVANVIDNALRHGVTGRTPSAIAIRASAYAGRVELRVVDHGRGLPKGAADSAFAPFQRLGDRNTTTGVGLGLSVAKGFVEAMDGTIRAEDTPGGGLTIVLSLPVAATRESEAVR comes from the coding sequence GTGACGACCGAGGACGCGAGACCGCCCGGCGCTGACCGGAAACGCCGCCGCGGCGGCCTGCGGATCTACCTCGGGGCCGCCCCGGGCGTGGGGAAGACCTTCGCCATGCTCGGGGAGGCCCGCCGCCGGCTCGACCGCGGCACCGATGTCGTCGTCGGCCTGGTGGAGACGCACGGCCGGCGCAGGACCGCCGAACTGCTCGACGGGCTGGAGGTCGTCCCGCGCCGGCAGGTGGACTACCGCGGGCACGCCTTCGAGGAGATGGACGTCGACGCCATCCTCGCGCGGGCGCCGCAGGTCGCCGTGGTCGACGAGCTGGCCCACACCAACGTGGCCGGTTCGCGCAACGAGAAGCGCTGGCAAGACATCGAGGAGCTGCTGGATGCCGGGATCGACGTGCTCTCGACGGTCAACGTGCAGCACCTGGAGAGCCTCAACGACGTCGTCGAACGGATCACCGGCATCGCCCAGCAGGAAACGGTCCCGGACGAGGTCGTCCGCCGCGCCGAGCAGCTGGAGCTCGTCGATATCACGCCGGAGGCGCTGCGGCGGCGGCTCGCGCACGGCAACGTCTACCCGGCCGAGCGGATCGACGCCGCGCTCGGCAACTACTTCCGGCCCGGCAACCTCACCGCCCTGCGGGAAATCGCCCTGCTCTGGGTGGCCGACCAGGTCGACGTCGCGCTGCAGCGGTACCGCTCCGAACGCGATATCACCGACACCTGGGAGGCCCGCGAGCGGGTGGTCGTCGCGATCAGCGGCGGGCGGGAGAGCGAGACCCTGATCCGGCGCGCGCGGCGCATCGCGAAGCGGGCCGGGGCCGAGCTGCTGGTGCTGCAGATCCTGCGTGGTGACGGGCTGGCCGGCGTCTCCCCGCAGGCGATCGCCGAGTACCGCAAGCTCGCCGACGATGTCGGCGCCGCTTTCCACACCGTGGTCGGCGATGACGTGCCGACCGCGCTGCTGGATTTCGCCCGTGGGGTGAACGCGACGCAGGTGGTGGTGGGCACGTCCCGGCGGTCGCGGGTGGCGCGGCTGTTCGACGAGGGCATCGGCGCCACGGTGGTGCAGGAGTCCGGGCCGATCGACGTGCACATGGTCACCCACGACGAATCCGGCGGGCGGCTGCGTGCCAAGCTGTTCCCGCGCAGCTCCCTGGCCCGGCGGCGGCAGCTCCTCGGCTGGGCGCTCGCGCTGGCGCTGCCGGCGGTGGCGACGGTGATCGGCGTGGTGCTGCGGCAGACGCTGATCCTGTCCACCAACGTCATCGACTACTTCCTCGCGACGATCATCGTCGCGCTGGTCGGCGGGCTCGGACCCGCGCTGTTCGCTTCGATCGCCAGCGCGCTGCTGCTCAACTTCTTCTTCACGCCACCGCTGTACACCTTGACCGTGGACGCTCAGCAGAACGTCATCACGCTGGTCGCGATGGTCGTGGTCGCGGTGGCGTTCGCGCTTGTCGTCGACCGGGCGTCTCGCCGGGCGGATGCCGCGGCCCGGGCCCAGACGGAGGCCGCCCTGCTGGCCTCCTACGCCCGGACGGTCCTCGGGCACGACCAGCCGCTGCAGCGGCTGCTGGAGAAGATCCGCGAGAACTTCGGGCTCGAGTCCGTTTCCCTGCTGGAGAAGCAGGACGACGAATGGGTCCGCGCGGCCTGCACGGGGGAGCGGCCGTGCGACGACCCCGACAAGGCCGACGTCGACGTCCCGGTCACCGACGACGTCCACCTCGCCCTGCGCGGCCGGACGCTGCCCGCGCACGACCAGCGCGTCCTGGAAGCGGCGGCGGGGCAGGCGCTGCTGGCGCTGCGGCAGCAGCGGATGGCCACCCAAGCTCAAGAGGCACAGCGCCGCGCGGAGACCACCGAGCTGCGCACGGCGCTGCTCTCGGCCATCGGGCACGACCTGCGGACTCCGCTGACCTCCATCAAGGCCGTCTTCGGCGGGTTGCGCGCCCACGACGTCAGTCTGTCCGAAAAGGACGTCGAAGAACTGCTCATCGCCGGCGAGGAGTCGACGGACCGGCTCTCCGGTCTCATCGACAACCTGCTCGACTCGTCCCGCCTGGCCACCGGCGCGGTACAACCGGTGCTGCGCCCGGTCGGCTACGACGAGGTCGTCGCGACCGCACTGTCCGCATTGGACGCTCGCGAGCCGATCGAGCTGGACGTCGACGACGGGCTGCCGGCCGTGCTGGCGGACGCGGGTCTGCTCGAGCGCGCGGTCGCGAACGTGATCGACAACGCGTTGCGGCACGGTGTCACCGGACGGACGCCGTCGGCGATCGCCATCCGCGCCAGTGCCTACGCCGGCCGGGTCGAGCTGCGCGTCGTCGACCACGGCCGGGGCCTGCCGAAGGGCGCCGCCGACTCGGCGTTCGCCCCGTTCCAGCGCCTCGGGGACCGCAACACCACGACCGGCGTCGGGCTCGGTCTGTCCGTCGCGAAGGGCTTCGTCGAAGCGATGGACGGGACCATCCGCGCCGAAGACACCCCCGGTGGCGGGCTGACGATCGTCCTCTCGCTGCCGGTCGCCGCCACCCGGGAAAGCGAGGCCGTGCGTTGA